GCCACTGCATGAAGTGCAAAGTGGTGCCTCTCGCTGAGGCTGAGACCAGCCTTAGCTCCTGCTACtactccctcttcctcttccccaaaCCCTCTTGAGCCTTGGAACTTTGAGCGATTTGGAAATGATCACTGCTTAAACATGATGTCTGCTTTTGTGGAGTTCAAGATTATGGACCTACTAAAGGTCACTGAACACAGCCTCATTTGATATGTTTTTACCAGAGTTTTTGTTCTTTAGAGCGTGTGCTATCTCCTTCATTGCCACTACAAGATAGCCCAGAAATTTAAGGAATTAATGTTGGCTTAAATGGCTTATTATAGTACTAACTACCTCATTCCAACAGCATGTCTGGTATCCCTCCATTAACCCATCAGTGCAGCTGAGGAGTAAGGCGTTATAGCTCTGGTTGAAGGACGCTGTGAGGCCAGTTAGCCATGAAAAGGCCATTCCTTCCCTCAGAGTGTAAGAGAGCCAAAAAACACAATCAGGAAGCGTTATTCTTTGATTGTTACAAGCTCCATCTTAATTACTACATGtgtatgcattttctttctttctttcttttttttgttttgagacggtctcactgtgtcatccaggctggagtgcagtggcgcgatctcggcttactgcaacctccgcctcccgggttcaagggattctcctgcctcaacttcccaagtagctggaattacaggcgtgcaccaccgtgcccagctaatttttgtatttttagtagagatagagttttgccatgttggccaggctggtcttgaactcctgacctcaagtgatccacccgcctcagcctcccaaaatgctgggattacaggcgtgagccaccgcgcctggccttatgcATGCATTTTCATGCTTCTGTAATTTTGCTACCCTCTATACCCATAAAGCCCTTCAGTCTTTTCCTGTTTGGATAAACTCTGTTCATCTTTCAAAGGTCACCACCTCCATGAAGCCTTTTCTGATTTTCCTAGTCACAATGAATGCTTTCTTCCTCCAGCTTCTCATAGTGCTTTGAGTCTTTCTCATAGCATTTAGCCCACTCTGTCTTCTTGTCCACATGCATATCTTGCTCACTAATTCTAGTTACTGAGTGCCTATTTGTACCATATTGGGGATACAGGGTACTTGCAGAGAACCCACAGTCCAGTGGAAACCCAGAGTTGGGTAGAGTTTACAACCTTCATTGGACTAGGAGGCAGGAATCCCGTCTGCTCCTAGCTCAGGGCCTGGCACCAAAAGGTAGTCAGAAAAGTAACTTAAATGGAAACTCAGCATCAACGACTCTGAGAAAATTGAGTTAGATTTCAAAGGAAGGTTAAAAGTTGGCAAAGGTAGAGGGTGGGCAGGGGtcagttttattttgttggaATATCCCAAGGGAATTTCCAGGCATGGTTGCAGTGACTCTGGCATGAAGACCTGGTGTGGAAGCCAGAGACATCAAAGATCCCCAGGGGACTGGGATGGTGGGAAGGGATCACTGTCCTCCTCCAGGACCAGGCTGGGAGTTTGATGCAGGATCATTCGGACATTTATCCCACTCCAGCCATACGTCTTTTTGCTTTGACTGACTATACCATAGAGGCAAGCAGGCTGTTTCAAGGGCCCAGAAATGAGTTACTGGCTAAGGGTCAAGCCGGTCAGAAGACAACTACACTGTCCAGTTGGCACATGATAAAAGCAATACTGATGCAATTATCACTCCCATTGGAGGGTGGCCTGGCATTATTTGTCACTTAAATAAAAAACGTCATTTGAATTTTTACTAGGAATTCTCATCCAAAATATGTCAACGATAGAATTAAACCGCATGACCGGCTTGCCAAAGTAAACTAAGTCCTAACTACACACGAGCATTAGAAATTGTGTGTATCTCAGAAAACTGCTCTACCCTGAGGCCTGACAGCAGGAGGGGTTCTTGCTGGGGTTCGGACGGGGAAGCGCCTTATTCATTGACGGTATTCTACAGTAGTCACCCCAATCATGTTACCACTCACCTCACTTTACACTGTCTGCTGCTTACCTGTGAATACGAGCTCAAGATAGTGAGAGATAAGCCTTGGTGTTTTCTGtgcatctctcttttctttaatgGAATACAAttctgaaaataatattaaacagCACCCAGTCATTCTCAGAAAGCCGTCACACAAGGAAGAAACCACTATTTTCCCAAACTTTTTGTACAGGAAATTATAATCTGTAATCTCATTTTCTGCCACCTCCCTCAGAAGTTTCGATCTAGACATACATGTATTCAGTGAGTGGCAATTCAGCCTGGGGGGTGGAGTGTCAGGATTCAAGTCTTTTTGCTGCGGGGTAACCCCAGGTCCCAGTGATTTCCATAGACAAAAGAGATGCTGGTAAATTTGGGATGTAATTGGCGGATTGGACCGGTCTCCCCGCTCCCTCGACCAATGGCTGTCACGAGGTCCCTTTAAGAAACCAGGAATCCGCCAGGAGTCGGAGCCCAAAACAGATCCTCTTCTCTGCTCCTCCCCTGTCCCCGCGCGGCGAATGGTTCGCGCCGGCCTATATTTACCCGAGATCTTCCTCCCGGACGGCAAGGATGTGAGGCAGGCGAGCCGGACACCGCTCGCAGCACCGGAGAGGGCGCGCTGCAAAGGCGGGCAGCAGACCGTGGAGAGCCCGGGAGCGGAGCTGGACACCGCCTCGGAGGGAAGAAATGAGGTAGCGGCGGTTCCCGGACCCGGCCATGCCCGTCGCCTGTCCTCGGAGCCCAGCGCCGTCTCGGCCAGGCCAGCCCGGACACTGAGTGGGCCGAGCGCGAGTCCCCGGCGTCCGGCGGAGCGAAGATGCAGTGAGTCCCCGCGGGACTGCTGCGCGGGGCCCGCCGCGGCCAGCCGGACCCAGCATCCGACCGCACTTTGGGCGAGCTGCTGACtcttgagaccagcccagccggGGGGCTTTCCGTCTCCAGCACGCCTCGGAGGTGGGGAGCACCGGCCCCTGGGCACACTCGCTGTAGAGTTTCCGCGGCTTTTGGCCCCAGTCCTGAGGGTTGTGTGTGTTAGGGGACCCACCTCACGTTCGCCGAGGAGTTCCTGCATATTCTCGCACCATCCCGGGTGCTGTTGCTGgggctcttttatttatttgcacgCGCGCTTCTAGCTTTTTTCCTGACATTTTCCACTCCACGCTCGTTCTCTCTCCCTTGCATTTTGTTGCTTGCCTGAGACTCTTTGCTCTCgtccttgcccaggctggggtaatTCTGTGTGCGCGCGTGTCTCCCCAGCACCAACCTTTTTTGCACACTCGAagctgaatattttcttttttagaaaatttacCCCCACCTCCTGCGGGGTTCCTAAGCACtctctctgctcccctccccccaACTCCCTACCACTGGGCCGCTCCCAGTAGTTTAATTTTTCGATCTTGCCCGTGCCGAGCCTGGCAGGGGCCGGTGGCTCAGCGGGCCTCGCACCCGGcgctccgccgccgccgccgcccagcTGCGCCGGGGCGCCCTCCGGAGATGCTGCCGTGGAAGAAGCACAAGTTCGAGCTGCTGGCCGAGGCGCCGCCGCGGCAGGCGTCCAAGCCCAAGGGCTACGCTGTAAGCCTGCACTACTCGGCGCTCAGCTCGCTGGCGCGGGCGTGCCCCGAAGGCGCGCTTAGCCGGGTGGGCAGCATGTTCCGCTCCAAGCGCAAGAAGCTGCACATCACTAGCGAGGACCCAACTTACACCGTGCTCTACCTGGGCAATGCCACCACCATCCAGGCGCGCGGCGACGGCTGCACCGACCTTGCTGTGGGCAAGATCTGGAGCAAGAGCGAGGCGGGCCGTCAGGGCACCAAGATGAAGCTGACGGTGAGTGCGCAGGGTATCCGCATGGTGCACGCCGAGGAGCGCGCGCTGCGCCGCCCGGGCCACCTCTACCTGCTGCACCGCGTCACCTACTGCGTGGCCGACGCGCGGCTGCCCAAGGTCTTCGCCTGGGTGTACCGGCACGAGCTGAAGCACAAGGCCGTGATGCTGCGCTGCCACGCCGTGCTGGTGTCCAAGCCCGAAAAGGCGCAGGCCATGGCCCTGCTGCTCTACCAGACGTCGGCCAACGCGCTGGCGGAATTTAAACGCCTCAAGCGGCGGGACGACGCGCGTCACCAGCAGCAGGAGCTGGTGGGCGCACACACCATCCCGCTAGTGCCGCTGCGCAAGCTGCTCCTACACGGACCCTGCTGCTATAAACCGCCGGTGGAGCGCAGCCGCAGCGCGCCCAAGCTCGGCTCCATCACCGAGGACCTGCTCGGCGAACAGCAGGAGCAGGAgctgcaggaggaagaggaagaggagcaaCCCGAGGGCTGCCCGGAGGAGGAGGAGAACCGTGCGGCAGAGGGAGATCCAGCAGAGGAGGAGGCCGAGGCGCAGCGTGCGCTAGTGGTCGCCATGCACTTTGAGTGCGGGGACTTGTTGGATACTCTGGAGAATGGCCGTGGGGAGGCGCTAGGAGGCGGCGGGGGCTCCCTGGGCCCGGGGGCCGGGCCGCCGCCTCTGCTGCTGGGCAGCGCCTCCGACATGAAGGCTGAGCTGTCGCAACTTATTAGCGACCTGGGCGAGCTCAGCTTCGGCAACGACGTGCGCACCCTGCAGGCCGACTTGCGGGTGACGCGCCTGCTGTCGGGCGACAGCACGGGCAGCGAGAGCTCCATCGAGGGCGGGGGCCCTGACGCCACCTCCGCCACCGCCGGGGACTCGTCCGGCCAGGCCGACGGCGCCAGTGCAGACGAGCCCCACTCGGGCTGAGCTCTTCCGCGCGTCGCCGGCGCTCCACCGTGGCTACCCATCCGTGGTCCCGACAACCTCCCTGTCCCTTGCCCGCCCCCAGGAAGGGGGAAATGGGGCATTTGGGGCCCAGACCTACACTTAGAGCCCAGGTCCAGCGTTCCCCCGACCGCTTCCCCCTACCTCCCGGCCCCCGCTCCCGCCCCAGCACTTTTGGCTCTGTTGCGCGTGGGGATGCGGGGAGATTTGAGAGGGGAAAGCCCCgccaggagggagagagaggcacCCCTCTGGGATGCGGGTGAGGGAAGGTTGGCTGAAGTTCCTAGTCTCAGGCCGTAGGTGCCTGGCCAGTTTCCTGTTTGTGGGGCAGCTGGGGCCTGAGGAGGAGGGGTtcacttcctcctcccaccccctgggAGCGGCCCTGCGCTGTCACTgacatctcattaaaaaaaaaaaaaaattttgttctcAAGGTGTTTGAGGCTTTAATGCAACCCTTTAGCCCTTGGTTCTTTTTGGTGCAAGAATTCTGGCTGTTTACCTCAGACTCAGACCCCTGAAATGTTGCCAAATTCTTCAAATAActgtttggggggtggggggagatgaAAGAGAGTTGCATTTTGTTTACAGTTAAAGACATCCAATATCTTAAAAAGGAGTTTTCCTttagaaacacacacacccttcctCTTGCTCAAAAGATCTCACTCCATGATactgtgtaaaatatttttgcactGTTGTGAagtatttttgacttttttctgtACATAACTGTGTTCTCAGAGCTGAATGTTtatatcttttgctgtgcaaaagaaACATGTAAAATGTTGTTCAGTTGTATATACAGAAATGTGtataaaacattttgttattttttaaaagtagcacTGTTCTGGTTCTGTTTGCACGCCAGTGGGGAgagaataaagaggaaaatttAACAGAACAGGTGAGCGTCTGGAACTGCTGCGTTGGGGTGGGAAAGGCTGTGTCTGACCCTGGGATGGTGTCATAAGACAGTCTTTGGCCTTTCCTGTGCTTGGAGAGAATTAGGGAAGGAAGGTCCACTTTATGCGCCATCTGGGGCCTTCCTGGACCTCCACAACTCCGGGTGCTGTGTCTGGGACCAGCCTTTTCTTGTATTATCCTGTATTTTTCACTAATTAAGTTGTGTGATCTTTTTCTGGTCTTTTGGAGAGGCCACGGTGAGTTCCATATCGCACTCCCAGACCTGTGAGGTTATTTATGGAGGAGTGACTTCCAGATCTGCTGAGATTTTACTACCTCCTTCTGTGGGCCATGCTAATAATCAAGCGTAAGGAGATTACCTTATCTTTTCCTTTACAAACAGCTCAGGGAGCTTTAAAGATGAACTAGAAACCCAAAGAGGAGTTCTCTGAGGAGTGGGGCCATCTATGTTTTTCCTGGGAGGAAAACCAAGGAGAGAAAAGTTGACAAGTTCCGATCCTGGTGTGAGTGAGTCACGGTGcaggtgggtgggtggctgggcAGGCTGCAGAGCCCATTTCCTTCCCTTCTACAACCCAGTGTGACCCAGTTGGGGGATGGCGTGAAGGTCGAGGGGGAGAGGAGCTGTTAGAACGCGGTATGGGTGTGCATGTTTCAGCACTTTCATgctttctgtgtgtttgtttctgttgTAAACTCCAAACAGATGTCTCTAGTTTGGCTACACCCGATCAGCTGGAAGTTGTAATAAGATGCTGCCAAAACTGTGCCTTCtgcaaattatattttccttttgccccttgaggcctctcttcctgtgTTGCAGAAATGGATCTCACTCCTGGCCTTCCCTGGTGTCCTGAGGccactttgctttgttttcatcaTAAATATGTTCTGAGCAGCTAGACCCAGAAATCCTAAGGAGTCTGGAATTCACTGGAACCATAGAGGAAAGAGGGGTGAAAGATTTTCTTCCTAATTAACAGGAATGGTTCAGGCATAGaactatctttaaaaaagaaaagcaaaggggCGAGtggaaaattgtgtgtgtgtgtgtgtgtatatatatatatatatatatatatttttttttttttttttttgagacggagtttcactcttgtcacccaggctggagtgcaatggtgcgatctcagctcaccgcaacctccacctcctgggttcaagcgattctcctgcctcagcctcccaagtagctgggattacaggcatgtgccaccatgcctggctaattttgtattttttagtagagatggggtttctccatgttggtcaggctggtttcaaactcccgacctcaggtgatctgcccaccttagcctaccaaagtgctgggattacaggcgtgagccactgtacccagctgagtggaaaacatttttaaaaaattcagtcttAAGGGCCTTAGGACAAGGTCCAGGCCTTTGAATCTATTATGTTTTG
This region of Gorilla gorilla gorilla isolate KB3781 chromosome 2, NHGRI_mGorGor1-v2.1_pri, whole genome shotgun sequence genomic DNA includes:
- the FAM43A gene encoding protein FAM43A codes for the protein MLPWKKHKFELLAEAPPRQASKPKGYAVSLHYSALSSLARACPEGALSRVGSMFRSKRKKLHITSEDPTYTVLYLGNATTIQARGDGCTDLAVGKIWSKSEAGRQGTKMKLTVSAQGIRMVHAEERALRRPGHLYLLHRVTYCVADARLPKVFAWVYRHELKHKAVMLRCHAVLVSKPEKAQAMALLLYQTSANALAEFKRLKRRDDARHQQQELVGAHTIPLVPLRKLLLHGPCCYKPPVERSRSAPKLGSITEDLLGEQQEQELQEEEEEEQPEGCPEEEENRAAEGDPAEEEAEAQRALVVAMHFECGDLLDTLENGRGEALGGGGGSLGPGAGPPPLLLGSASDMKAELSQLISDLGELSFGNDVRTLQADLRVTRLLSGDSTGSESSIEGGGPDATSATAGDSSGQADGASADEPHSG